Proteins from a genomic interval of Undibacterium parvum:
- a CDS encoding ABC transporter ATP-binding protein → MKKEKINNADSGHSAVSEKKLAVQLLLRSAQPEKRHVWLGILFLVLAAGLEAIGPLLGKAFIDNYLLPHQMDIFQVVALLFSFVITGWIATWLRYLQLVRLAGVAMRSVRRLREQVYAHVLRLPMAFFDKAITGQLVSRVTNDTEAVKNLYVQVLFVMLDSSIVVLGALVAMAWLDWRLMLIVTMLIPAVVIIVWFYQRWSAPAVTRARQLRSEINAQVAESINGMSALQACNAEAGFGKRFHNTNQQHYAARLDELRANAWLLRPALDLLNTVLLVVVIFVFSQRSFSGVEVGILYAFVSYIARVVDPLIQITLQFGQIQQAVVSAARVNTLLDEAVALSPVSDAKITQGALCLQHLSFGYDASQPVLHDINLEIPAGSFYGIVGHTGSGKSTLLSLLLRFYMAQSGRIDVDGMPLASYNDAHFRASVGLVPQEPFLLAANARENISMGRSISEADIISAAKAARVHEFILQLEHGYDTPLGEGGARLSTGQKQLIAIARALAGQPRILFLDEATSHIDSETEQVVQLALTDLRGKVTIVAIAHRLSTIRDADNIIVLNHGKLSEQGSHAELMVLDQGIYQKLYLLQALEE, encoded by the coding sequence ATGAAAAAAGAAAAAATAAACAATGCCGATAGCGGCCATAGCGCTGTCTCAGAAAAAAAACTGGCAGTGCAATTGCTACTGCGCTCGGCGCAGCCAGAAAAACGCCATGTCTGGCTGGGGATTTTGTTTCTGGTGCTGGCTGCAGGTCTGGAGGCGATCGGTCCGCTATTGGGCAAGGCCTTCATCGATAACTATTTATTGCCGCATCAGATGGACATTTTCCAGGTGGTGGCACTACTGTTTAGTTTTGTCATCACTGGATGGATTGCGACCTGGCTGCGCTATCTGCAGTTGGTACGACTGGCAGGGGTGGCGATGCGCTCAGTGCGGCGCTTGCGCGAGCAAGTGTATGCCCATGTGTTGCGCTTGCCCATGGCGTTTTTCGACAAGGCGATTACCGGGCAATTGGTGAGCCGCGTTACTAATGATACTGAGGCGGTAAAAAATCTTTACGTACAGGTTTTATTCGTGATGCTAGACAGCTCTATCGTGGTACTCGGCGCGCTGGTGGCGATGGCTTGGCTGGATTGGCGCCTGATGCTGATTGTTACCATGCTGATCCCTGCGGTCGTGATCATAGTCTGGTTTTATCAGCGCTGGAGCGCGCCTGCCGTAACGCGTGCCCGGCAATTGCGCAGCGAGATTAATGCTCAGGTGGCCGAGAGTATCAATGGCATGAGTGCGCTGCAGGCTTGCAATGCCGAGGCAGGTTTTGGTAAACGCTTTCATAACACTAATCAGCAACACTATGCGGCACGCCTGGACGAGTTGCGCGCCAATGCCTGGCTGTTGCGTCCGGCACTCGATTTGCTCAATACCGTCTTGTTAGTAGTGGTGATTTTTGTGTTCAGTCAACGCAGTTTTTCTGGTGTTGAGGTCGGCATCTTATACGCATTTGTCAGCTATATCGCACGGGTCGTCGACCCCCTGATACAGATCACCTTGCAGTTTGGTCAGATTCAGCAAGCCGTGGTATCGGCGGCGCGGGTGAATACCTTGCTCGATGAGGCCGTGGCTTTGTCGCCTGTCAGCGATGCCAAGATTACGCAAGGCGCACTGTGTTTGCAGCACCTGAGTTTTGGCTATGACGCATCGCAACCAGTGCTGCATGATATTAATCTGGAGATACCGGCCGGCAGTTTTTATGGCATCGTCGGCCATACCGGCAGCGGTAAATCGACCTTGCTCAGTTTGCTACTACGTTTTTATATGGCGCAGTCTGGACGTATCGATGTCGATGGCATGCCGCTGGCTAGTTACAACGATGCGCACTTTCGCGCCAGTGTCGGGTTGGTGCCGCAAGAGCCGTTTTTGCTGGCGGCTAATGCGCGTGAAAATATCTCTATGGGACGCTCTATCAGCGAAGCCGATATCATTAGCGCGGCCAAGGCGGCGCGGGTACATGAGTTTATTTTGCAACTGGAGCATGGTTACGATACCCCGCTAGGCGAGGGCGGAGCCAGACTCTCGACCGGGCAAAAACAGTTGATCGCGATTGCCCGCGCCCTGGCCGGCCAGCCGCGCATCCTGTTTCTCGATGAGGCCACTTCGCATATCGATAGCGAGACTGAGCAAGTGGTGCAACTGGCACTGACTGATTTACGCGGCAAGGTGACCATCGTCGCGATCGCCCACCGACTCTCGACTATCCGTGATGCCGACAACATCATCGTCTTAAATCACGGAAAACTCAGCGAGCAGGGCAGCCACGCGGAACTAATGGTACTGGATCAAGGTATCTATCAAAAACTTTACTTGCTACAGGCGCTGGAAGAATAG
- a CDS encoding ABC transporter transmembrane domain-containing protein has protein sequence MTLYQLLNQFIRRHLRHYLAAAAMLLTVAILTVLIPRKVGAVIDGMVAHSLDSQGLLLELATLVLMGAAIYFLRVGWRMQLFAASYQLGVELRTRLYQRLSLQSPGFFQTQRTGDLMALGTNDADAIELAAGEAALAGFDGSMTFVLVIGMMLLGVDWRLALVALLPFPFMGWAFKKITHHVHDASRDSLDRFSQLNDQVQETLSGVRTLRALGLEQRSASQFAELAEQASQASLKSQSWEAAYEPAVGGALTAAGALTLGVGGYLVWNGEMTIGVLTSFSMYLGQLIWPMFAAGWVLSLLERGKAAWARLQPVLDEELTVQDKGQHETAPFGTLSLQHVIFAYPGQQQPALNDVSISLAAGQTLGIVGPTGSGKSSVVRLILRQFEAQQGRLEWGAHALADYRLHSLRSAVNWVAQEPFLFSASIASNIALSNPDATRAQIMHAAELAAVHEDILRFPEDYDTAVGERGVTLSGGQRQRVAIARALLTDSPLLLLDDALSAVDTDTETRILQHLAQLRQQHSQRSAIIVSHRLSAVADADHIVVLREGKIFEQGRHTELLAADGWYASQWRYQQLEASLDAA, from the coding sequence ATGACCCTGTATCAACTCTTAAATCAATTTATACGTCGCCATCTGCGCCATTATCTGGCGGCAGCGGCCATGCTACTGACAGTGGCGATACTCACGGTGCTGATACCACGCAAGGTGGGTGCGGTGATCGATGGCATGGTCGCGCATAGTCTGGATAGCCAAGGCCTGTTGCTGGAACTAGCCACTCTGGTCTTGATGGGGGCGGCGATTTACTTTTTGCGGGTGGGTTGGCGCATGCAATTGTTTGCCGCATCTTACCAACTCGGGGTCGAGTTGCGCACCCGCTTGTATCAAAGGCTGAGTTTGCAAAGTCCAGGTTTTTTTCAGACTCAACGCACTGGCGATTTAATGGCCTTAGGCACTAACGATGCCGATGCCATAGAACTGGCCGCGGGCGAGGCCGCGCTGGCGGGCTTTGATGGCTCGATGACCTTTGTGCTGGTGATAGGCATGATGTTGTTAGGTGTGGATTGGCGTCTGGCGCTGGTGGCCTTATTGCCGTTTCCTTTTATGGGCTGGGCCTTTAAGAAGATCACGCATCACGTGCATGATGCCTCACGCGATTCGCTCGATCGCTTTAGTCAACTCAATGATCAGGTGCAAGAGACCTTGTCTGGAGTCCGTACCTTGCGTGCTTTGGGTCTGGAGCAGCGCAGTGCGTCCCAATTTGCCGAGTTGGCCGAGCAAGCTTCACAAGCCAGCCTGAAATCGCAAAGCTGGGAGGCGGCCTATGAGCCAGCGGTAGGCGGTGCGCTGACGGCGGCCGGCGCCCTCACTTTAGGCGTCGGTGGTTATCTGGTCTGGAACGGTGAAATGACGATAGGGGTACTGACCAGTTTCAGTATGTATCTGGGTCAGTTGATCTGGCCTATGTTCGCGGCTGGCTGGGTCTTGTCGCTGCTAGAGCGTGGCAAGGCCGCTTGGGCGCGCCTGCAACCAGTGCTCGATGAGGAGCTGACGGTGCAAGATAAGGGCCAGCACGAGACGGCACCGTTCGGCACGCTCAGTTTGCAGCATGTCATTTTTGCTTACCCTGGCCAACAACAGCCTGCGCTCAATGACGTCAGCATTAGTCTGGCAGCTGGGCAGACGCTGGGTATAGTCGGCCCTACCGGTTCCGGTAAATCTAGCGTCGTGAGATTGATCCTGCGGCAGTTCGAAGCGCAGCAAGGGCGACTGGAATGGGGTGCTCATGCGCTGGCCGACTACCGTTTGCATAGTTTGCGCAGTGCGGTCAATTGGGTGGCGCAAGAGCCATTTCTGTTTTCGGCCTCGATTGCCAGCAATATCGCCCTGAGTAATCCTGATGCGACGCGTGCGCAGATCATGCATGCGGCCGAACTGGCGGCAGTGCATGAGGATATTTTGCGTTTCCCAGAGGATTACGACACGGCGGTCGGTGAGCGTGGCGTGACCTTGTCGGGCGGTCAAAGGCAGCGGGTAGCGATCGCGCGCGCATTGCTAACTGATAGCCCTTTGCTGCTGCTCGATGACGCCTTATCGGCGGTCGATACCGATACCGAAACCCGTATCCTGCAACATCTGGCGCAACTGCGTCAGCAGCATAGCCAACGCAGCGCCATCATCGTCAGCCATAGGCTCAGTGCGGTGGCAGATGCCGATCACATCGTGGTGCTGCGCGAAGGGAAAATTTTTGAACAAGGCAGGCATACCGAACTGCTAGCTGCGGATGGTTGGTATGCCAGTCAGTGGCGCTACCAACAATTGGAGGCCAGCCTTGATGCCGCCTAA
- a CDS encoding penicillin-binding protein 1A, which translates to MKWLLSLAALITFVAAALLAFALLVLAPDLPSLDAVTDYKPKIPLRIYTADNALIGEFGEEHRDFVPIKEIPDVLKNALLSIEDSRFYEHGGIDFIGVTRAVLSDVTGGVKQGASTITMQVARNFFLTRERTLARKLKEIMLSYRIETALSKDQILELYMNQIYLGQRTHGFSSAARTYFGKSLKELSIAEAAMLGGIPQNPARHNPAVNPQRAKQRQILVLKSMRRLGHITDAQFEQASNEQLHINSSLQFESHAAYVAETVRQSIYEQYKEDTYTMGMKVYTTINKAEQEAAYESLRRNVMAYDQRHGYRGPEAFIELPADEDARDDAIDEVLLKHPASDLLFAAVVTQVDAKLVQAELATGESIQISGDGLRFASAALQTKAKRDLKLRPGAVIRVMQDNKAKDKARWQISQLPEVDAAYVSLNAQDGSYRSLVGGFDFNRKKFNHVSSAWRQPGSSMKPFIYSAALEKGFFGGSMINDAPLSADTNESLRWDPRNDDGKYDGPISMQTALAQSKNVVSVKILKAIGATYARDYLPRFGFEAAKHPVNLTLALGTGAVTPVQLAAAYAVFANGGYQVSPWLIQRVTDGRGKIMFEAKVPAVAPEESRVIDARNAYIMDSMLREVTRSGTGAAASQRLGRHDLAGKTGTTSDAMDGWFAGYASNIVAVAWMGYDDPKSLGGREFGATLALPIWIDSMRTALAGKSEVLRATPENVVSVDGKWSYAEYQTEGGNGVKALDIEDSLGDRLLKLFKP; encoded by the coding sequence ATGAAATGGCTACTTAGTCTCGCCGCCCTGATTACCTTCGTTGCTGCTGCCCTGCTCGCTTTTGCGCTGCTGGTGCTGGCGCCTGATTTACCTTCACTCGATGCGGTCACCGATTACAAACCCAAGATACCGCTACGTATTTACACTGCAGACAATGCTCTGATCGGCGAGTTTGGCGAAGAACACAGAGACTTTGTACCGATCAAAGAGATCCCTGATGTGCTAAAAAACGCCTTGTTGTCGATAGAAGACTCGCGTTTTTACGAGCACGGTGGCATTGATTTTATTGGCGTGACCCGGGCTGTCTTGTCGGATGTCACGGGCGGCGTGAAGCAAGGCGCATCGACTATTACCATGCAGGTGGCGCGTAATTTTTTCCTGACCCGGGAAAGAACTTTGGCGCGTAAGCTCAAGGAAATTATGCTCTCTTACCGGATAGAGACGGCACTGAGTAAGGATCAGATCCTTGAACTGTATATGAACCAGATTTATCTAGGCCAGCGTACCCACGGTTTTTCGAGTGCGGCACGGACTTATTTTGGTAAGTCACTCAAAGAACTGAGTATCGCCGAAGCGGCGATGTTGGGAGGCATACCGCAAAATCCGGCCAGACATAATCCGGCAGTCAATCCGCAAAGGGCTAAGCAGCGCCAGATCCTGGTGCTGAAAAGCATGCGCAGGCTGGGGCACATCACGGATGCGCAATTTGAGCAAGCCAGCAATGAGCAATTGCATATCAACAGCAGCCTGCAATTTGAGTCACACGCCGCCTATGTGGCTGAGACCGTCAGACAAAGCATTTACGAGCAATACAAGGAAGACACCTACACCATGGGGATGAAGGTCTACACCACTATCAATAAGGCCGAGCAAGAGGCTGCCTATGAATCCTTGCGTCGCAATGTTATGGCTTACGATCAGCGCCACGGTTATCGTGGCCCCGAGGCATTCATAGAATTACCTGCCGATGAAGATGCGCGTGATGACGCCATCGATGAGGTTTTGCTCAAGCACCCCGCCAGTGATCTTTTATTTGCGGCAGTCGTGACTCAGGTCGACGCCAAACTGGTGCAAGCTGAATTGGCCACGGGTGAGTCTATTCAGATTTCCGGCGATGGTCTGCGCTTTGCCAGCGCCGCCTTGCAAACGAAAGCCAAGCGTGACCTGAAGCTGCGTCCCGGTGCCGTGATACGCGTGATGCAAGACAATAAGGCCAAGGACAAAGCGCGCTGGCAGATCAGTCAATTACCTGAAGTTGATGCCGCCTATGTCTCACTGAACGCCCAGGATGGTTCGTACAGGTCGCTGGTCGGTGGCTTTGATTTCAATCGTAAGAAGTTCAACCATGTCAGCAGCGCCTGGCGCCAACCCGGCTCATCCATGAAGCCCTTCATCTATTCGGCCGCGCTGGAAAAAGGTTTTTTTGGCGGCAGCATGATTAACGATGCGCCCTTATCGGCCGACACCAACGAAAGCCTGCGCTGGGATCCGCGCAATGACGATGGTAAATACGACGGCCCCATCAGCATGCAGACGGCACTGGCGCAATCGAAAAACGTGGTCTCGGTCAAGATCTTAAAAGCTATAGGTGCAACTTACGCTCGTGATTACTTGCCGCGCTTCGGCTTCGAGGCCGCCAAGCACCCTGTCAATCTGACGCTGGCATTAGGTACCGGAGCCGTCACACCGGTGCAATTGGCTGCGGCGTATGCGGTGTTTGCCAATGGTGGTTATCAGGTTAGCCCGTGGCTGATACAAAGGGTCACCGATGGCCGCGGCAAAATAATGTTTGAAGCCAAAGTGCCGGCGGTCGCGCCAGAAGAATCCAGAGTCATCGATGCCCGTAATGCCTACATCATGGACAGCATGCTGCGCGAGGTGACCCGCTCCGGCACTGGTGCCGCCGCCTCGCAAAGACTGGGCAGGCATGATCTGGCCGGCAAGACCGGTACCACTAGCGACGCAATGGACGGATGGTTTGCCGGTTATGCCAGCAATATCGTGGCGGTGGCCTGGATGGGCTACGACGATCCAAAATCTCTGGGCGGACGTGAATTCGGCGCCACTCTGGCACTGCCGATCTGGATAGACAGCATGCGCACGGCGCTGGCTGGCAAGTCGGAAGTGCTCCGCGCCACCCCTGAGAATGTGGTGAGCGTCGATGGCAAATGGAGTTATGCCGAATACCAAACCGAGGGCGGTAACGGCGTGAAAGCCCTGGACATAGAAGATAGCCTGGGCGATCGACTACTTAAACTGTTCAAGCCATAA
- a CDS encoding MerR family transcriptional regulator, with amino-acid sequence MNISELALAAQVSTDTLRYYEKQGLIAPPQRQQNGYRSYTLAQLDHVRFIRGAQSLGFSLAEIREILPQLAEGKFGRTQIEAQLAAKMAQIDAHIRQLKDLKKELARTFSSLKCSADLPVSTQDGTPADVSRGPDAVLVKKSFTSLK; translated from the coding sequence ATGAATATCAGTGAGTTAGCGCTGGCAGCCCAGGTTAGTACCGATACTTTGCGTTACTATGAAAAACAGGGCTTGATCGCGCCACCGCAGCGGCAGCAAAATGGCTATCGCTCGTATACCTTGGCGCAACTTGATCATGTGCGTTTTATCCGAGGGGCGCAAAGTCTGGGTTTCTCTTTGGCTGAAATACGCGAGATACTCCCGCAGTTAGCCGAAGGAAAATTCGGTCGTACACAAATCGAGGCGCAGTTGGCTGCCAAGATGGCGCAGATAGACGCCCACATAAGACAGTTAAAGGACTTGAAAAAAGAGTTGGCGAGAACTTTCTCTTCGTTGAAATGCAGCGCTGATCTGCCAGTTTCTACTCAAGATGGAACTCCGGCCGATGTCAGTCGCGGTCCAGACGCTGTTTTGGTGAAAAAATCATTTACTAGCCTGAAATAA
- a CDS encoding prolyl oligopeptidase family serine peptidase, which yields MRPQLKLGAALMLLAVSQLANAQEAKPQAVIAASPDDKFVWLEDVAGEKSLAWVKARNQVTRGKLDGDAGFNKLRDDLKVVLDSKDRIPGIRKMGKSYYNFWTDAEHPRGVWRKTSLEEYRKAQPKWETVLDIDALAKAEKENWVFKNSVCREPAFDRCLIELSRGGADAVSLREFDLANKSFVKDGFSLPEAKMTVEWRDKDHLFVATDFGAGSMTDSGYARIVKEWKRGTALSTARILLQGEQSDMGVSAQSSDHGGVHHELVRRGITFYTAENFLRVGDQLTKLDVPAQTGIDFFGTQFIVTPNEAWTTGGKTFSSGSVLAIDFAAFQKGDRNFTVLFEPSASTSFTGSTSTRNYLLLQSLDNVKSSLTEWQFKDAKWSSRQVNLPTMGTLSVSALDPDHNDDYLLSYSDYLTPSVYQLAHAGSDQRELLKSAPSFFDATPYEILQKFANSKDGTKVPYFMVRRKDVKFDASNPTLLYGYGGFQISLTPSYSGGLGKSWLEKGGVYVVANIRGGGEFGPRWHQAALKEKRQRAYDDFAAVAEDLIASKITSPQHLGAMGGSNGGLLAGVALTQRPELFNAVVSQVPLLDMQRFNKLLAGASWMGEYGNPEVPAEWDYIQRYSPYQNLKAEVKYPNVLFITSTRDDRVHPGHARKMAAKMMDQGHANVWYYENIEGGHGGAANNAQKADMSAITYSFLWNMLKWDNAAHVVR from the coding sequence ATGAGACCACAATTAAAACTGGGCGCGGCATTGATGTTGCTTGCTGTCAGCCAACTAGCCAACGCACAGGAAGCTAAGCCACAAGCCGTAATAGCTGCATCCCCAGATGATAAATTCGTCTGGCTGGAAGATGTCGCTGGTGAAAAGTCGCTGGCTTGGGTCAAGGCGCGCAATCAGGTGACGCGCGGCAAGCTCGATGGCGATGCTGGCTTCAATAAGTTACGCGATGATTTGAAAGTGGTGCTTGATTCTAAAGATCGTATTCCCGGCATACGCAAGATGGGTAAGTCTTACTACAACTTCTGGACCGATGCTGAACATCCGCGCGGTGTCTGGCGCAAGACTAGCCTGGAAGAATATCGCAAGGCACAGCCTAAATGGGAAACCGTACTCGATATCGACGCGCTGGCCAAAGCTGAAAAAGAAAACTGGGTATTTAAAAACAGCGTCTGCCGTGAACCGGCTTTCGACCGCTGTCTGATAGAGTTGTCACGCGGCGGTGCCGACGCGGTCAGTCTGCGTGAGTTTGATCTGGCCAACAAGAGTTTCGTCAAGGACGGTTTTAGCTTGCCGGAAGCGAAGATGACGGTAGAGTGGCGCGATAAAGATCATCTGTTTGTTGCCACCGATTTTGGCGCCGGTAGCATGACTGATTCTGGTTATGCGCGCATCGTCAAGGAGTGGAAGCGTGGCACGGCCTTAAGCACGGCCCGTATTTTGCTGCAAGGTGAACAAAGCGATATGGGTGTCTCTGCCCAAAGCAGTGATCATGGCGGCGTACATCATGAATTAGTGCGCCGTGGCATCACTTTTTATACTGCCGAAAATTTTCTACGGGTAGGCGATCAACTCACTAAACTCGACGTGCCAGCGCAGACCGGTATCGATTTTTTTGGTACGCAATTTATCGTGACGCCGAACGAAGCCTGGACTACCGGTGGCAAAACCTTTAGCTCTGGCAGCGTACTGGCGATCGATTTTGCGGCTTTTCAAAAAGGCGATCGTAATTTTACGGTCTTGTTTGAGCCTTCAGCCAGTACTTCCTTCACCGGCAGTACCAGCACGCGAAATTATTTGCTCTTGCAATCGCTGGATAATGTCAAAAGTAGTTTGACCGAATGGCAATTCAAAGACGCTAAATGGAGTTCGCGGCAGGTGAATCTGCCTACCATGGGTACGCTTAGCGTTAGCGCGCTGGACCCCGATCACAATGATGATTATTTACTCAGTTATTCCGATTACCTGACGCCTAGCGTGTATCAATTGGCGCATGCTGGTAGCGATCAACGCGAACTATTGAAATCAGCACCGAGTTTTTTTGACGCGACACCGTATGAAATTTTGCAAAAATTTGCCAACTCCAAGGACGGTACCAAGGTGCCTTACTTCATGGTGCGCCGCAAAGACGTGAAATTCGACGCTAGCAACCCTACGCTCCTGTACGGCTATGGTGGTTTTCAAATTTCCCTGACACCATCTTATTCGGGTGGTTTGGGTAAATCCTGGCTGGAAAAAGGTGGCGTGTATGTCGTGGCAAATATCCGAGGCGGTGGCGAATTCGGTCCGCGCTGGCATCAGGCGGCACTCAAAGAAAAGCGTCAGCGTGCCTATGATGATTTTGCCGCAGTGGCAGAAGATCTGATCGCGAGCAAAATCACCAGTCCGCAACATCTGGGCGCGATGGGTGGTAGTAACGGCGGCTTGTTGGCGGGCGTGGCGCTGACTCAGCGTCCGGAATTGTTTAACGCCGTGGTGAGCCAAGTGCCTTTGCTCGACATGCAGCGCTTTAATAAACTACTGGCGGGCGCCTCCTGGATGGGTGAATATGGTAATCCGGAAGTGCCGGCAGAATGGGACTACATCCAGCGCTATTCACCTTACCAGAACCTCAAAGCCGAGGTGAAATATCCTAATGTTTTGTTCATTACCTCTACCCGCGACGATAGGGTGCATCCCGGCCATGCGCGTAAAATGGCAGCGAAAATGATGGATCAGGGCCATGCGAACGTCTGGTACTACGAGAACATAGAAGGCGGACATGGTGGCGCAGCCAACAATGCACAAAAAGCCGATATGAGCGCAATTACCTATAGCTTCCTGTGGAACATGCTGAAGTGGGATAATGCAGCTCATGTAGTACGCTAG